A genomic region of Salinibacter pepae contains the following coding sequences:
- the ispF gene encoding 2-C-methyl-D-erythritol 2,4-cyclodiphosphate synthase, which translates to MRIGFGYDVHRLVEERPLILGGVQVPHDRGLAGHSDADVLLHAVADALLGAAALGDLGAHFPDTDAEWKDADSQALLQRVVERVQHAGYAPHNVDATVLLERPKLRPHVDEMRTNIARVLSFPRDAVSVQATTTEGIGFVGREEGVAAQAVCTIQPA; encoded by the coding sequence ATGCGCATTGGTTTTGGGTACGACGTGCACCGCCTGGTCGAGGAGCGGCCTCTGATCCTGGGCGGCGTACAGGTGCCGCACGACCGGGGCCTCGCGGGCCACTCGGACGCGGACGTCCTCCTGCACGCGGTGGCCGACGCCCTACTCGGGGCCGCTGCGCTCGGAGACCTCGGGGCCCACTTTCCCGATACCGACGCCGAATGGAAGGACGCCGACAGTCAGGCCCTGCTCCAACGGGTCGTGGAGCGGGTTCAGCACGCCGGTTATGCCCCCCACAATGTCGACGCGACCGTGCTTCTGGAGCGCCCCAAGCTGCGCCCCCACGTCGACGAGATGCGGACCAACATTGCACGTGTGCTTTCGTTTCCGCGCGACGCAGTGTCCGTACAGGCGACCACGACGGAGGGAATTGGCTTCGTGGGACGGGAGGAGGGGGTGGCGGCACAGGCGGTCTGTACGATCCAGCCTGCGTAG
- a CDS encoding inorganic phosphate transporter — protein MGDPFLIGGVIIACFVAFNIGGATTGPAFGPAVGANVLSKPTAGVLMAVAFFGGAYTIGRRVVDTLGTELVHDPSVFTLEASIIVLFFIGGALLVGNLSGAPASTSMTAVGAIIGLGLASGELNFAVVGEILAWWILSPIIGFWLAVMVGRYGYEALDRRVAIEQSDGPLLAFERVELGRWPVVRLRESPVVRMERISPQLWPALGPNTSWREAVGTAVLVSIGFLMAFSSGTSNIANAIAPLVGSGALAMTPGILIGCGAVAVGALTIARRTMETLGNDITDLPLTAAIVVALLSSLIIIALSALGIPASFVVVATLCIIGLGWGRSTQAVSVAEAVRGDVSPQVSVGALARGDDATVGAVRSQSAPQGASRRPAPVRSDLFDPGTSVRVVLMQNVVPLLATGGSYLTFWLLPVGG, from the coding sequence GTGGGCGATCCGTTTCTCATCGGCGGCGTCATCATTGCGTGCTTCGTCGCGTTCAACATCGGCGGCGCGACGACCGGGCCGGCCTTTGGGCCGGCGGTGGGGGCGAACGTCCTATCGAAGCCCACCGCGGGAGTGCTCATGGCGGTGGCCTTCTTCGGCGGGGCCTACACGATTGGGCGTCGCGTCGTGGACACGCTGGGCACGGAGCTGGTCCACGACCCATCCGTCTTCACGCTCGAAGCGAGCATCATCGTGCTGTTCTTCATCGGCGGCGCGCTGCTCGTGGGCAACCTTTCGGGGGCCCCGGCATCCACGTCGATGACGGCGGTGGGGGCCATCATTGGCCTCGGCCTTGCGAGCGGGGAGCTCAACTTTGCCGTCGTGGGAGAAATTCTCGCCTGGTGGATTCTGTCCCCCATCATTGGCTTTTGGCTCGCCGTCATGGTGGGGCGCTACGGGTACGAGGCCCTCGACCGGCGCGTCGCCATCGAGCAGAGTGACGGCCCGCTGCTGGCGTTCGAGCGTGTAGAGCTGGGAAGGTGGCCTGTGGTCCGTCTCCGCGAGTCCCCCGTCGTGCGGATGGAGCGCATCAGCCCGCAGCTATGGCCGGCCCTCGGGCCCAACACGTCGTGGCGCGAGGCGGTGGGCACGGCCGTGCTGGTGAGCATCGGGTTCTTGATGGCGTTTAGCTCGGGCACCAGCAACATTGCCAACGCCATCGCGCCGCTGGTGGGAAGCGGCGCCCTGGCCATGACCCCCGGCATCCTCATCGGGTGTGGGGCGGTGGCGGTGGGGGCCCTCACGATTGCCCGCCGGACCATGGAGACGCTCGGCAACGACATCACCGACCTGCCGCTGACGGCCGCGATCGTGGTGGCGCTCCTCAGCTCGCTCATCATCATCGCGCTGTCGGCCCTCGGCATCCCGGCGAGTTTCGTCGTGGTCGCCACCCTCTGCATCATCGGCCTCGGGTGGGGGCGCTCCACCCAGGCCGTATCGGTGGCCGAGGCCGTGCGCGGAGACGTATCCCCCCAGGTGTCGGTGGGGGCCTTGGCGCGCGGGGACGACGCGACGGTCGGGGCCGTGCGCTCGCAGTCCGCGCCGCAGGGGGCGTCGCGGCGCCCCGCCCCGGTCCGGTCGGACCTCTTCGACCCCGGGACGAGCGTGCGGGTCGTGCTGATGCAGAACGTGGTGCCCCTGCTGGCGACGGGCGGGTCGTACCTCACCTTCTGGCTGCTCCCTGTAGGGGGATGA
- the queA gene encoding tRNA preQ1(34) S-adenosylmethionine ribosyltransferase-isomerase QueA, with product MKRSEFSYDVPEELVAEYPADPPDSSRMMVLDRESHDINHDKHFHDLPEYFSEGDVLVVNDTKVYPARLYGQKKKTGADIQVFLLRELNPESRLWDVVVDPARKIRIGNKLYFDDDLIAEVIDNTTSRGRTIRFSFDDVNEALYQKIRDIGETPLPPYIDREVEEEDRDRYQTIFAENRGAVAAPKSTLHFTEDVLKRLKEKGVHVVPITLHIGRGKSKPVDVEDLSKHRTDSEEYDIPEETAEAVNRALASDENTVTACGTTVARALESSLSADETVKPDHSWTDLFVYPEYEFKIVERMITNFHRPESMLMMMGAAFAGYDFLFEAYEEAFEEEYRLFAFGDAIFIK from the coding sequence ATGAAACGCTCGGAATTCAGCTACGACGTCCCCGAAGAACTCGTCGCAGAATATCCGGCCGATCCCCCCGACTCCTCCCGGATGATGGTGTTGGATCGGGAGTCCCACGACATCAACCACGACAAGCACTTCCACGACCTTCCGGAGTACTTCTCGGAGGGGGACGTGCTCGTTGTGAACGACACGAAAGTCTATCCGGCGCGCCTCTACGGCCAGAAGAAAAAGACCGGCGCCGACATCCAGGTTTTCCTCCTTCGCGAGCTGAACCCGGAAAGCCGGCTCTGGGACGTGGTGGTCGACCCGGCCCGGAAAATTCGCATCGGCAACAAGCTCTACTTCGACGACGACCTGATCGCGGAGGTCATCGACAACACCACCTCCCGCGGCCGAACCATCCGCTTTTCGTTCGACGACGTGAACGAGGCGCTGTACCAGAAAATCCGGGACATCGGGGAGACCCCGTTGCCGCCCTACATCGACCGCGAGGTGGAAGAGGAGGACCGAGACCGGTACCAGACCATCTTCGCCGAGAATCGCGGGGCCGTGGCCGCTCCGAAGTCGACCCTTCACTTTACCGAAGACGTGCTGAAGCGCCTGAAGGAGAAGGGCGTCCACGTGGTCCCCATTACCCTCCACATCGGGCGGGGCAAGTCCAAGCCGGTGGACGTGGAGGACCTCTCCAAGCACCGGACGGACTCGGAGGAGTACGACATCCCGGAGGAGACCGCCGAGGCCGTCAACCGCGCCCTGGCGTCCGACGAGAATACCGTCACGGCCTGCGGCACGACCGTCGCGCGGGCCCTCGAGTCGAGCCTCTCGGCCGACGAGACGGTGAAGCCGGACCACAGCTGGACGGACCTCTTCGTGTACCCGGAGTACGAGTTTAAGATCGTGGAGCGGATGATTACGAACTTCCACCGCCCCGAGAGCATGCTCATGATGATGGGGGCGGCGTTTGCGGGGTACGACTTCCTGTTTGAGGCCTACGAGGAGGCCTTCGAGGAGGAGTACCGGCTCTTCGCGTTCGGGGACGCGATCTTCATCAAGTAA
- a CDS encoding MgtC/SapB family protein, translating to MPSDTLTLFYRFGVALVLGLFMGLQREYAYRDRADGEGELIAGARTFPIIALLGAASALGATELESAWPFAMTVIAIGILLAVGHFLQARARDTGLTTEMAALVAFFTGGLCYWGNLRLGAALGVGTAVLLSLKVQTHALARTLDQEDVIATLKFAVITVIVLPLLPRQGYGPSPFDVLVPYNVWLMVVLISGISFLGYVLIKVVGPRRGVGLTGILGGLASSTAVTLSVAERSRDSEGLDRPFALAVLLAWAIMFVRVIVEVAVINPPLLLTVWAPILGVFVVILAYCGYLYGVQPVEKHDEPQTVKNPFRLGPAVTFGVLYAVILVVSNGAQTYFGDAGVYLSSVVAGLADVDAITLSMARLHESGDVGAVPATRAIVIAAAANTVLKGGIVALTGTAGLRRAVVPGLLLIVGASGVALLFI from the coding sequence ATGCCGTCTGACACGCTGACGCTGTTCTACCGCTTTGGGGTGGCCCTCGTCCTTGGGCTCTTCATGGGGCTACAGCGCGAGTATGCGTACCGCGACCGGGCCGACGGGGAGGGGGAGCTGATCGCCGGCGCACGGACCTTTCCCATCATTGCGCTCCTGGGGGCGGCGTCGGCCCTGGGCGCCACTGAACTTGAGAGCGCGTGGCCGTTCGCAATGACTGTTATTGCAATAGGAATCTTGCTTGCCGTCGGGCATTTCCTCCAGGCCCGAGCGCGAGACACCGGCCTCACCACCGAGATGGCGGCACTCGTGGCCTTCTTCACCGGGGGGCTTTGCTACTGGGGGAATCTCCGCTTGGGCGCGGCCCTCGGGGTTGGGACGGCGGTGCTCCTGTCGCTGAAGGTGCAAACCCACGCCCTCGCCCGCACGCTCGATCAGGAAGATGTAATCGCGACCCTCAAGTTTGCGGTCATCACGGTCATTGTGCTGCCCCTGCTGCCGCGGCAGGGCTACGGCCCGTCGCCGTTCGACGTGCTGGTCCCGTACAACGTCTGGCTCATGGTCGTGCTGATTTCTGGGATCAGCTTCCTGGGGTACGTGCTCATTAAGGTCGTGGGCCCGCGTCGCGGCGTGGGACTGACGGGCATTCTTGGGGGGCTCGCGTCGAGCACGGCCGTCACGTTGAGCGTCGCGGAACGGAGCCGAGACTCGGAAGGGCTGGACCGGCCCTTCGCGCTGGCCGTGCTGCTGGCCTGGGCCATCATGTTTGTGCGGGTCATCGTGGAGGTGGCGGTCATCAACCCGCCTCTGCTCCTGACCGTCTGGGCGCCCATCTTGGGGGTTTTCGTCGTAATCCTCGCCTATTGCGGGTACCTGTACGGCGTGCAGCCGGTCGAGAAGCACGACGAACCCCAGACCGTCAAAAATCCGTTTCGCCTTGGCCCGGCCGTCACATTTGGGGTGCTGTACGCCGTCATTCTCGTTGTGTCGAACGGGGCCCAAACCTACTTTGGCGACGCCGGCGTGTACCTGTCGAGCGTCGTGGCGGGGCTGGCGGACGTGGACGCCATCACCCTCTCGATGGCTCGTCTCCACGAAAGTGGGGACGTAGGGGCGGTGCCCGCCACCCGGGCCATTGTGATTGCGGCGGCCGCCAATACGGTGCTCAAGGGCGGCATCGTGGCGCTCACTGGCACGGCGGGCCTGCGGCGGGCGGTGGTGCCGGGCCTCCTCCTCATCGTCGGGGCGTCCGGCGTGGCCCTGCTCTTCATTTGA
- a CDS encoding peptide chain release factor 3 — protein sequence MSPEEATAPTNDVDPVLKDEIEKRRTFAIISHPDAGKTTLTEKLLLKGGAIHEAGEIKARKADRFAMSDWMTMEKERGISVTSSVMQFPYRGYELNLLDTPGHRDFSEDTYRVLTAADSVIMVLDNASGVEQQTEKLMEVCRMQDTPIITFVNKMDRHGLPPLDILEDIEDTLDLETVPLSWPIGMGNRFRGTYNLYRDELHLFSHADMDGEHERLPIDDLEDPQLDEVLGDQADDLRFDVELVREAGDELDLQAYLGGTQTPVFFGSALSNFGVGDMFDTFVEIAPPPQPRPTVTRDVSPYEDDFTGVAFKIQANMDPKHHDRMAFVRVCSGKFEKGMEVIHHRTGQTMRLNNATTFMAQDREGVDTAYPGDIIGIMSHGRVKIGDSFSTAEPLHFTGVPSFAPEHFRKVRLDDPFRSKHLSKGLQQLSEEGTIQAFRPLRGNDYILGAVGELQFDVTLDRLEDEYNVDAHLTGVRYACCRWIDGPAEDLEDFEAENMDSLFRDAGGDLAYLALSDFRLERTMENWPRISFNSTKQHTAEEEHS from the coding sequence CTGTCGCCGGAGGAGGCCACCGCCCCGACGAATGACGTAGATCCAGTCCTCAAGGACGAGATCGAAAAGCGCCGGACGTTCGCCATTATCAGCCACCCGGACGCGGGCAAGACGACCCTTACCGAGAAGCTCCTCCTGAAGGGGGGGGCCATCCACGAGGCGGGTGAGATCAAGGCCCGCAAGGCCGACCGCTTTGCGATGAGCGACTGGATGACGATGGAGAAGGAGCGGGGCATCAGCGTCACCTCCTCGGTGATGCAATTTCCCTACCGGGGCTACGAGCTGAATCTGCTCGACACCCCAGGCCACCGCGACTTTTCGGAGGATACGTACCGCGTCCTCACTGCGGCCGACAGCGTGATCATGGTGCTCGACAACGCGAGCGGCGTGGAGCAGCAGACGGAGAAGCTGATGGAGGTGTGTCGGATGCAGGACACCCCCATCATCACCTTCGTCAACAAGATGGACCGGCACGGCCTGCCGCCGCTCGACATCCTGGAGGACATCGAGGACACGCTCGATCTGGAGACCGTGCCGCTCTCCTGGCCCATCGGGATGGGCAACCGCTTCCGTGGCACCTACAACCTGTACCGGGACGAACTGCACCTCTTCTCCCACGCCGACATGGACGGGGAGCACGAGCGCCTGCCGATTGACGACCTGGAGGACCCCCAGCTCGACGAGGTGCTCGGCGATCAGGCCGACGACCTTCGGTTCGACGTGGAGCTGGTCCGCGAGGCGGGCGACGAGCTGGACCTGCAGGCCTACCTCGGCGGCACACAGACGCCGGTCTTCTTCGGCAGTGCGCTCAGCAACTTTGGGGTGGGGGACATGTTCGACACCTTCGTCGAGATCGCCCCGCCGCCCCAACCCCGTCCCACGGTGACCCGGGACGTCTCGCCGTACGAAGACGACTTTACGGGCGTCGCCTTCAAGATTCAGGCGAACATGGACCCGAAGCACCACGACCGCATGGCCTTCGTGCGGGTCTGCTCCGGAAAATTCGAGAAGGGCATGGAGGTGATCCACCACCGCACCGGGCAGACGATGCGCCTCAATAACGCCACCACGTTCATGGCGCAGGACCGGGAGGGGGTGGACACGGCCTATCCGGGCGATATCATCGGCATCATGAGCCACGGGCGCGTCAAGATTGGGGACAGCTTTTCGACGGCCGAGCCCCTTCACTTTACCGGGGTGCCCAGCTTTGCGCCGGAGCATTTCCGCAAGGTGCGCCTCGACGACCCGTTCCGGTCGAAGCACCTAAGCAAGGGCCTGCAGCAGTTGAGCGAGGAGGGCACCATCCAGGCGTTCCGTCCGCTCCGCGGCAACGACTACATCCTCGGGGCCGTCGGCGAGCTGCAGTTCGACGTGACCCTGGACCGGCTGGAGGACGAATACAATGTGGACGCCCACCTCACGGGCGTGCGCTACGCCTGCTGCCGCTGGATCGACGGTCCGGCGGAGGACCTGGAGGACTTCGAGGCCGAAAACATGGACAGTCTCTTCCGCGACGCCGGCGGGGACCTGGCGTACCTCGCGCTCAGTGACTTTCGGCTGGAGCGCACGATGGAAAATTGGCCCCGCATCAGTTTCAACTCCACGAAGCAGCATACGGCGGAAGAGGAGCACAGCTAG
- a CDS encoding amidase produces the protein MSIDRRQFLDACSAVGLSGLFPGALYAQVAEQEDDAPITTEHVAAAESIAGLSLTAEERELLVENLNENLEQYEAMRAQDLPNARAPATTFDPRRGGAELPEVPPSADGAEVPLPPVGRPSSDEELAFASISELAHLLRARTVTSVELTELALQRLRRYDDRLHAVISYTEERALAAARRADDELDAGTWRGPLHGVPYGAKDLLAVQGTKTTWGAEPHKTQTIDETATVIERLDDAGAVLVAKLSLGALAWGDVWYDATTKNPWNLDQGSSGSSAGPAAAVSAGCVPFAIGSETLGSIVSPSTRCGVTGHRPTFGAVGRGGAMALSWTMDKLGPIARSALDCAHVYDAIRGADPTDPASVDVPFPFDAERSAASLRVGYLQEAFEGDYDNQSADQKTLDVLRGLGVELEPVSWDVDVPVGALLNTLDVEAAAAFDELTRTDGVDELVRQGENTWPNVFRTARFVPAVEHVQMDRLRVDLMEQAHAVMRDLDVLVSPSFGGGTLGITNLTGHPCVCLPNALRPVEEGPDARRQPGSISFVAPLYRDQHALTLAHAVQQATDIHRRRPPIQ, from the coding sequence ATGTCTATCGATCGACGCCAGTTTTTGGACGCCTGCTCGGCGGTCGGGCTGAGCGGCCTTTTTCCCGGTGCCCTGTACGCGCAGGTGGCCGAGCAGGAGGACGATGCCCCCATCACGACCGAACACGTGGCGGCCGCGGAATCGATTGCCGGGCTCTCCCTCACCGCCGAGGAGCGGGAGCTGTTGGTTGAGAACCTGAACGAGAACCTTGAGCAGTACGAGGCGATGCGGGCGCAGGATCTGCCCAACGCACGAGCCCCGGCGACTACCTTCGACCCGCGCCGCGGCGGGGCGGAACTTCCGGAGGTCCCGCCGTCGGCCGACGGGGCGGAGGTCCCCCTTCCCCCGGTCGGCCGACCTTCTTCTGACGAGGAGCTGGCCTTCGCCTCCATCTCAGAACTGGCCCACCTGCTTCGCGCCCGCACGGTGACCAGTGTGGAGCTGACCGAGCTGGCCCTGCAGCGCCTGCGTCGGTACGACGACCGGCTGCACGCCGTCATTTCGTACACCGAAGAGCGGGCCCTGGCGGCGGCCCGCCGGGCCGACGACGAGCTGGACGCGGGCACGTGGCGCGGTCCCCTACACGGCGTGCCGTACGGGGCCAAGGACCTGCTGGCCGTGCAGGGGACCAAGACAACATGGGGGGCAGAGCCGCACAAGACCCAGACAATCGACGAGACCGCAACTGTCATCGAACGGCTCGACGACGCCGGGGCCGTCCTCGTGGCCAAGCTGTCGCTGGGCGCCCTGGCCTGGGGGGATGTCTGGTACGACGCCACCACCAAGAACCCCTGGAACCTCGACCAGGGCTCCAGCGGCTCGTCGGCGGGGCCGGCCGCGGCGGTGTCGGCGGGCTGCGTGCCCTTCGCCATTGGGTCCGAGACGCTTGGCTCCATCGTCTCGCCGTCCACCCGATGCGGCGTAACGGGCCACCGCCCGACCTTCGGAGCGGTGGGGCGGGGCGGGGCCATGGCGCTCTCGTGGACCATGGACAAGCTCGGCCCCATCGCCCGTTCGGCGCTCGACTGCGCACACGTCTACGACGCGATCCGCGGGGCCGACCCAACAGATCCCGCCTCCGTGGACGTGCCGTTTCCGTTCGACGCGGAACGCTCCGCCGCCTCGTTGCGCGTGGGATACCTGCAAGAGGCATTCGAGGGGGACTACGACAACCAGTCCGCCGACCAGAAGACGCTCGACGTCCTGCGTGGGCTCGGCGTGGAGCTGGAGCCGGTGTCGTGGGACGTCGACGTCCCGGTGGGGGCGCTCTTGAACACGCTCGACGTGGAGGCCGCCGCGGCGTTCGACGAGCTGACCCGCACGGACGGCGTCGACGAGCTGGTTCGGCAGGGCGAGAACACGTGGCCGAATGTCTTCCGCACCGCCCGCTTCGTCCCGGCGGTGGAGCACGTCCAGATGGACCGGCTGCGGGTCGACCTGATGGAGCAGGCCCATGCGGTCATGCGAGACCTCGACGTGCTGGTGAGCCCCAGCTTTGGCGGGGGCACCCTCGGCATCACGAACCTGACGGGGCATCCGTGCGTGTGTCTTCCCAACGCCCTGCGCCCCGTGGAGGAAGGGCCGGATGCGCGCCGCCAGCCGGGCAGCATCAGTTTCGTGGCGCCCCTGTACAGGGACCAGCACGCGCTCACGCTGGCCCACGCCGTGCAGCAGGCGACCGACATCCACCGGCGCCGCCCGCCGATCCAGTAG
- a CDS encoding DedA family protein, with protein sequence MLDGFSNFFAWMEALSPIWAYVTLLVIAYGENVLPPIPGDMVVVFGGYMAGLGQLHLGVVILLSTAGGALGFMTMYAVGYTLGRSVLNPDRLQWLPREGFDRAQRWIHQYGYGVIAANRFLSGARSVISLTAGMFRMATARTAWWCTVSALVWTGLISYAGYAVGENWDLVVTYLRAYGRIVLTILVLGAVGLGARWYWRRRRRTATGDGDGGPSEPR encoded by the coding sequence ATGCTCGACGGATTCTCCAACTTCTTTGCCTGGATGGAGGCGCTTTCCCCGATCTGGGCGTACGTCACCCTGCTCGTCATCGCGTACGGCGAGAACGTGTTGCCCCCGATTCCGGGCGACATGGTCGTGGTCTTTGGGGGATACATGGCGGGCCTCGGGCAATTGCACCTCGGCGTCGTGATTTTGCTCTCCACGGCCGGGGGCGCACTTGGCTTCATGACGATGTATGCCGTTGGGTACACGCTGGGGCGTTCGGTCCTGAACCCGGATCGCCTGCAGTGGCTGCCCCGTGAGGGCTTCGACCGCGCGCAGCGCTGGATTCACCAGTACGGCTACGGCGTCATCGCGGCCAATCGCTTTCTAAGTGGGGCCCGGTCGGTGATTTCGTTGACGGCGGGCATGTTTCGGATGGCGACGGCCCGTACGGCCTGGTGGTGCACGGTGAGCGCGCTGGTCTGGACGGGGCTTATCAGCTACGCGGGGTACGCCGTGGGGGAAAACTGGGACCTCGTCGTGACGTACCTCCGCGCCTACGGCCGCATCGTGTTGACGATACTGGTTCTGGGTGCGGTCGGGCTGGGGGCACGGTGGTACTGGCGGCGTCGGCGGAGGACGGCGACGGGGGACGGCGACGGCGGCCCCTCTGAACCCCGCTGA
- a CDS encoding cobalamin-binding protein, whose translation MRIVSLLPAATEWICVFGGEDQLVGRSHECEYPEQVQDVPAVTAPTYASDGDSAAIDDAVQGQLQDGLSLYDVDLERLRALEPDLIVTQDQCDVCAVSLPELEVQLGEWAGKRPEVVSMQPQTLKEVLDEALRLARAMGALEAAMEVIANLETGLRVLRDQIGVDRSTNPQSLPSVACVEWLEPLMVAGHWMPDVVEMAGGRPLIGTAGTPTAPIEWDELRAADPDALALMPCGFTIDETRRDLHYLTNRPGWDALSAVEDQRVALLDGNAYFNRPGPRLYRAIEVLASVLHPEALRPEPPIAAWERQWLHASDPTPA comes from the coding sequence ATGCGCATCGTCTCGCTACTGCCGGCCGCAACCGAGTGGATCTGTGTCTTCGGGGGAGAGGACCAGCTCGTCGGGCGCTCCCACGAATGCGAGTACCCGGAGCAGGTGCAGGACGTGCCCGCCGTGACGGCCCCGACCTACGCGTCGGACGGCGACTCCGCCGCCATCGACGACGCGGTGCAGGGGCAACTGCAGGACGGGCTCAGCCTTTACGACGTGGACCTGGAGCGATTGCGGGCGCTGGAGCCCGACCTGATCGTGACGCAGGACCAGTGCGACGTGTGTGCGGTGAGCCTGCCGGAGCTGGAGGTGCAGCTCGGGGAGTGGGCCGGCAAACGCCCCGAGGTGGTCTCGATGCAGCCGCAGACGCTAAAGGAGGTGCTCGACGAGGCGCTCCGCCTCGCCCGGGCGATGGGGGCCCTGGAGGCGGCGATGGAGGTGATCGCCAACCTCGAAACGGGCCTTCGGGTCCTCCGCGACCAGATTGGGGTGGACCGCTCCACGAACCCGCAATCGCTTCCCTCCGTGGCCTGTGTCGAGTGGCTGGAGCCGCTCATGGTGGCGGGGCACTGGATGCCCGACGTGGTGGAGATGGCGGGGGGGCGTCCCCTCATCGGCACCGCCGGGACACCCACCGCGCCGATCGAGTGGGACGAGCTCCGAGCGGCGGACCCGGACGCCCTGGCCCTGATGCCCTGCGGCTTCACCATCGACGAGACGCGGCGCGACCTGCACTACCTGACCAACCGGCCCGGCTGGGACGCCCTGTCTGCGGTCGAGGACCAGCGTGTTGCCCTGCTCGACGGCAATGCGTATTTCAACCGCCCGGGCCCGCGCCTCTACCGCGCCATTGAGGTGCTCGCCTCGGTGCTCCATCCCGAGGCCCTCCGCCCGGAGCCGCCCATTGCGGCCTGGGAGCGTCAGTGGCTGCACGCGTCCGACCCCACACCCGCATAG
- the ispD gene encoding 2-C-methyl-D-erythritol 4-phosphate cytidylyltransferase → MDDADARARSDEVAVLIPAAGRGRRLGGRPKQFRALGEHAVLVQVLLSFERHPAVGHAVVAAPESRVTEVTDRLQAEGLSVLTAVVGGGADRQSSVRHALRAVPHPVNTVLVHDAARPFVAAAQVQAVVQAVRTGGAASLVVPVADTLRRGNADGLGETVSRDGLYRMQTPQGFRREWLEHAHRRASAEDLAATDDVALVQQLDHDVVPVPGSRRNFKITTPDDWALAQALWPTWRDAPERFDL, encoded by the coding sequence ATGGATGATGCTGATGCTCGTGCCCGTTCGGACGAAGTGGCCGTCCTCATCCCGGCCGCCGGGCGTGGGCGCCGGCTGGGGGGACGGCCCAAGCAGTTCCGGGCCCTCGGCGAGCACGCGGTGCTGGTGCAGGTCCTTCTCTCGTTTGAACGACACCCGGCCGTGGGCCACGCCGTGGTGGCGGCCCCCGAGTCCCGCGTGACCGAGGTCACCGACCGTTTGCAGGCGGAAGGCCTCAGCGTGCTGACGGCCGTCGTGGGGGGCGGCGCCGATCGGCAGTCCTCCGTGCGACACGCCCTCCGGGCGGTGCCCCACCCCGTGAACACGGTGCTGGTGCACGATGCGGCCCGCCCCTTCGTCGCGGCGGCGCAGGTGCAGGCCGTCGTCCAGGCCGTCCGCACCGGCGGGGCGGCGTCGCTGGTCGTCCCCGTGGCCGACACGCTCCGCCGGGGCAACGCCGACGGGCTGGGGGAGACGGTCTCGCGGGACGGCCTCTACCGGATGCAGACGCCCCAGGGCTTCCGCCGCGAATGGCTCGAGCACGCGCATCGTCGCGCATCGGCCGAAGACCTGGCGGCGACCGACGACGTGGCCCTCGTGCAGCAACTGGACCACGACGTGGTTCCGGTGCCGGGGAGCCGGCGCAACTTCAAAATCACGACGCCGGACGACTGGGCGCTCGCCCAGGCGCTGTGGCCGACATGGAGAGACGCCCCCGAACGGTTTGACCTGTAA
- a CDS encoding YdcF family protein — MTSALHMPRALAVFRSAGIKAVPAPTDVQVGDRRHTVPDVLPDAGALAGPTAAIREYVGQLVYDGRGWIDGPLSPTDPGAREMRRPAVHPLPRPPSVDGVRAASSTTPPSDWAPHHAV, encoded by the coding sequence ATGACCTCCGCCCTGCACATGCCCCGGGCCCTTGCGGTCTTTCGGAGTGCGGGCATCAAGGCCGTGCCGGCGCCGACGGACGTTCAGGTGGGCGACCGACGTCACACCGTGCCCGACGTGCTCCCCGACGCCGGGGCCCTGGCCGGACCCACCGCTGCCATCCGCGAATATGTAGGGCAACTCGTGTACGACGGGCGCGGCTGGATCGACGGCCCCCTGTCACCGACGGATCCCGGGGCGCGAGAGATGCGACGGCCCGCTGTTCACCCTCTGCCTCGGCCCCCGTCCGTTGATGGCGTGCGGGCGGCCTCCTCGACGACACCTCCTTCCGACTGGGCACCGCACCATGCCGTCTGA